In Bythopirellula goksoeyrii, a single window of DNA contains:
- the ade gene encoding adenine deaminase: protein MNTGSVVGNVVDISGRSTFPAKIAISDGRITAIEPSESSPSTYLLPGFIDAHVHVESSMLVPSEFARAAVIHGTVATVSDPHEIGNVLGVSGVEYMLDNAANSPFKFYFGAPSCVPATTFETAGAAISVAEVEKLLADSRIVYLSEMMNFPGVLHGDPECLAKIAAAKAAGKPVDGHAPGLRGEEAARYIAAGITTDHECFTKEEALDKLAAGCKISIREGSAARNFAALYTLLSEFPQHTMLCSDDKHPDELEHGHINLLVRRAVEHGIDVFDALQAACLNPIEHYQLNVGQLRVGDPADFIEVDSLSKFNVLRTWIDGQLVAEKGATSIPRVEPKVVNQFVSTTIESAALSVPAEGESLKVIEALDGQLITNSLQHPPKVENGQVVSDTGRDILKLVVVNRYEAATPAIAFISNFGLKRGAMASSVAHDSHNVIAVGTNDDDLAAAINAVMEAGGGLSAVCKPEDLRLVLPLPVAGLMATGTCVEVAAAYKKLDQAVKSWGSPLRAPYMTLSFMALLVIPSLKLSDRGLFDGSRFEFTPLLS from the coding sequence ATGAACACTGGCAGTGTCGTTGGAAACGTTGTCGATATATCTGGTCGTAGCACTTTCCCGGCAAAGATCGCTATTTCCGACGGACGAATCACTGCGATTGAACCGAGCGAAAGTAGCCCTTCGACTTATCTGCTGCCAGGATTCATCGACGCCCACGTGCATGTCGAGAGTTCCATGCTCGTGCCGAGCGAGTTTGCGCGGGCTGCTGTTATTCATGGCACGGTAGCGACGGTAAGCGACCCTCACGAGATCGGCAACGTATTGGGCGTGTCGGGCGTCGAATACATGCTCGACAACGCAGCGAATTCACCGTTCAAGTTCTACTTCGGTGCCCCCTCCTGCGTACCAGCCACCACATTCGAAACAGCCGGAGCGGCAATATCCGTTGCCGAAGTGGAGAAACTGCTAGCCGATTCACGGATTGTATACTTGAGCGAGATGATGAATTTCCCTGGCGTCTTACACGGAGACCCAGAGTGCCTAGCAAAAATTGCCGCGGCAAAAGCAGCCGGCAAACCCGTCGATGGACATGCCCCAGGCCTGCGTGGTGAAGAAGCCGCCCGCTACATCGCCGCGGGAATTACGACCGATCACGAATGTTTCACCAAGGAAGAAGCTCTCGACAAGCTCGCCGCAGGCTGCAAGATCTCTATTCGCGAGGGATCGGCGGCGCGCAACTTTGCGGCACTTTATACGCTACTAAGCGAATTCCCCCAACACACGATGCTCTGCAGCGATGACAAGCATCCCGATGAATTAGAGCACGGCCATATCAACCTGCTTGTACGTCGAGCCGTGGAACACGGGATCGACGTCTTCGATGCCTTGCAGGCGGCATGTCTCAACCCGATCGAGCATTATCAACTCAACGTGGGCCAGCTTCGAGTTGGCGATCCGGCCGATTTCATCGAAGTCGATTCGCTGAGTAAGTTCAATGTACTCCGCACTTGGATCGATGGCCAATTGGTCGCTGAGAAGGGCGCAACCTCTATCCCACGTGTTGAACCCAAAGTGGTGAATCAATTCGTTTCAACCACGATCGAATCGGCAGCTTTGTCAGTGCCGGCCGAAGGTGAAAGTTTGAAGGTAATCGAGGCCCTCGATGGACAATTGATTACCAACTCCCTTCAGCATCCGCCCAAAGTGGAAAACGGACAGGTTGTCAGTGACACCGGTCGTGACATCCTCAAGCTTGTGGTCGTAAACCGCTATGAAGCTGCAACCCCGGCTATTGCCTTTATAAGCAACTTTGGACTTAAACGTGGAGCGATGGCATCGAGCGTAGCCCATGATTCGCACAATGTGATTGCAGTCGGCACCAACGACGACGATCTGGCCGCTGCAATCAACGCCGTTATGGAGGCGGGAGGCGGCTTGTCTGCTGTTTGCAAGCCAGAAGATCTACGACTTGTCCTGCCTCTGCCCGTCGCAGGCCTCATGGCAACTGGAACCTGTGTGGAAGTTGCTGCCGCATACAAGAAGCTCGATCAGGCAGTAAAATCCTGGGGCTCTCCATTGCGGGCTCCCTACATGACACTTTCTTTCATGGCTCTGTTGGTAATTCCGTCGTTGAAACTGAGCGACCGAGGTTTATTCGATGGAAGCCGTTTTGAATTCACACCTTTATTGAGTTAG
- the hslU gene encoding ATP-dependent protease ATPase subunit HslU, with protein sequence MKSLTPREIVEHLDRHIVGQADAKRAVAVAIRNRWRRQQLDENMRKEVAPKNILMIGPTGVGKTEIARRLANLTGAPFIKVEASKYTEVGYYGRDVESMVRELVENAIGLVRESELANVEEEAKRRVTDRLLELLVPAPSSFDVGVGTDDSPERYERSREKMRAMLVGGELENRNVEISIEQRTQAMMIPGMGGPGGDTMDFDMQGMLEKILPKNVVRREMTVAEARKVLFDQECEALINQDKVNAKAVELAENTGIIFVDEIDKVVASEGGRGADVSRQGVQRDLLPIVEGTTVQTRYGYVRTDHVLFVAAGAFHTAKPSELMPELQGRFPIRVELEALSKDDFVRILSEPHNALTKQYVALMKTEGVEVDFLDDAIESLASYAYQVNQTTQNIGARRLHTIMERLLEELSFEAPDMKMGRVEINAGYVRERLDEIVQDEDQSKYIL encoded by the coding sequence GTGAAGAGTCTCACTCCCCGCGAAATCGTCGAACATCTAGATCGTCACATCGTCGGCCAGGCCGATGCCAAACGGGCCGTCGCCGTAGCGATTCGTAACCGCTGGCGCCGACAGCAACTCGACGAGAATATGCGAAAAGAGGTTGCACCGAAGAATATTCTGATGATCGGCCCTACTGGTGTTGGTAAGACTGAAATCGCCCGACGGTTGGCAAATCTCACCGGTGCTCCCTTTATCAAGGTCGAAGCCAGCAAGTACACCGAAGTAGGCTATTACGGCCGCGATGTGGAAAGCATGGTCCGCGAGTTGGTAGAAAATGCTATTGGACTGGTGCGGGAAAGCGAATTGGCCAATGTCGAGGAAGAGGCCAAGCGGCGTGTGACCGACCGGCTGCTGGAACTACTCGTTCCTGCTCCCTCTTCCTTCGATGTGGGTGTTGGTACGGATGATTCGCCGGAGCGGTATGAGCGTAGCCGTGAGAAAATGCGGGCGATGCTAGTCGGCGGCGAACTAGAGAATCGCAACGTCGAGATTTCCATCGAGCAACGTACTCAAGCGATGATGATCCCAGGTATGGGTGGCCCGGGTGGCGATACCATGGATTTTGACATGCAGGGCATGCTAGAGAAAATCCTGCCCAAGAATGTCGTACGTCGTGAGATGACCGTTGCTGAAGCTCGCAAGGTACTCTTCGACCAGGAATGCGAAGCACTCATCAACCAGGATAAGGTCAACGCCAAGGCCGTGGAACTTGCTGAGAACACGGGGATTATCTTTGTCGATGAAATCGACAAAGTAGTAGCGAGCGAGGGGGGGCGTGGTGCCGACGTTTCGCGGCAAGGAGTGCAGCGAGATCTGCTTCCTATCGTCGAGGGAACGACCGTGCAGACCCGCTATGGCTATGTGCGCACCGATCACGTACTTTTCGTGGCGGCTGGTGCTTTCCACACGGCCAAACCGAGTGAGCTGATGCCAGAGCTTCAAGGCCGTTTTCCGATCCGCGTAGAACTTGAAGCACTGTCAAAGGATGATTTTGTGCGAATACTTTCGGAGCCACACAACGCACTTACCAAACAGTACGTTGCCCTGATGAAGACAGAAGGAGTCGAAGTTGATTTCCTCGACGACGCGATCGAATCGCTGGCCAGCTACGCCTACCAAGTGAATCAAACGACTCAAAACATTGGTGCCCGTCGCTTGCACACGATCATGGAACGACTGCTTGAAGAACTGAGCTTTGAGGCCCCCGACATGAAAATGGGTCGAGTTGAAATCAACGCCGGCTACGTCCGTGAACGACTCGACGAAATCGTGCAGGACGAAGACCAGAGCAAGTACATTCTTTAG
- a CDS encoding dimethylarginine dimethylaminohydrolase family protein gives MNKPHILMCPPVHYGIEYEINPWMSTERQADHGLANHQWQALRQILLDAGAMISDVQPVAGLPDLVFTANSAIVFGKRAVLARFKHEQRQGEEPHFRRWLEAHSWQVDEPPADFSFEGAGDALFCGDTLYAGYRQRSDASGHQQIGEMLGVRVLPLELVDPYYYHLDTCFCPLAPDEAIYLPAAFDDYGQRVLAESIPKLHSVEEDEAKSFACNAVVVGKTVVTNIGCPELHAMLRSIGFDPIETPLSEFVKAGGSAKCLTLRLDGEEAAGWKG, from the coding sequence ATGAATAAACCTCACATTCTAATGTGCCCGCCCGTTCATTACGGCATCGAGTACGAAATCAATCCCTGGATGAGTACCGAACGGCAGGCGGATCACGGGCTTGCCAACCATCAGTGGCAAGCGCTACGGCAAATCTTGCTCGACGCGGGGGCAATGATTTCTGATGTGCAACCTGTCGCGGGACTCCCCGACCTGGTATTCACTGCCAACTCGGCCATCGTCTTCGGCAAGCGGGCCGTATTGGCAAGGTTCAAGCACGAGCAACGTCAGGGAGAAGAGCCTCATTTCCGTCGTTGGCTGGAAGCCCATAGCTGGCAAGTCGACGAGCCGCCGGCAGACTTTTCTTTCGAGGGTGCCGGAGATGCGCTCTTCTGCGGCGACACGCTCTATGCTGGCTACCGCCAACGCAGCGACGCCAGCGGTCATCAACAGATAGGCGAAATGCTTGGAGTCCGCGTTCTACCTCTGGAGCTTGTTGATCCCTACTATTACCACCTCGACACGTGCTTCTGCCCCCTTGCCCCCGACGAGGCCATCTATCTCCCTGCTGCATTCGACGACTACGGCCAGCGTGTCCTTGCCGAGTCAATTCCCAAACTGCACTCCGTCGAGGAGGACGAAGCAAAAAGTTTCGCCTGCAACGCGGTCGTGGTGGGGAAAACGGTGGTCACAAACATAGGATGCCCTGAATTGCATGCGATGCTGAGATCTATCGGTTTTGACCCAATTGAGACACCGCTGAGTGAATTCGTCAAAGCGGGAGGGAGTGCGAAGTGTCTGACGCTACGTCTCGATGGTGAGGAAGCAGCAGGATGGAAGGGGTAA
- a CDS encoding type II secretion system F family protein, producing MFFSKRISLKPLVQLCHRLATATNAGIQDRKIWTDEARRGSAAQRQIAETIRNELALGNSVTEAIQKTGDFFPPMFRKMIEVGEVSGRLGELYKRLGQHYERVLTARRAFWQRLVWPFFQLGIALLTIGILIYVMGILPGNSTSGGSRIDILGFGLIGTPGLIKYLIILLFIAIVILLIVQSVLRGASWARKLQRLALQVPVLGDAFKTLALAKFTWALQLVLDTPMDLRKALPLALRATGNDYYSEHSQEIVHRIEQGQSITHSLASTGVFPSELLDNIAVGEESGRLVETMQRQAAEYEERSGSAIALLAQFAGYVIWALVAVFIIVMIFRLFSFYVGVINDASQPI from the coding sequence ATGTTCTTCTCAAAACGCATCTCCCTGAAGCCCCTTGTCCAACTCTGTCACCGCTTGGCGACAGCGACCAACGCGGGCATTCAAGACCGCAAAATCTGGACCGACGAAGCAAGACGGGGCTCTGCCGCCCAACGCCAGATCGCTGAGACAATTCGCAATGAATTGGCCCTGGGCAACTCGGTTACTGAAGCGATCCAAAAGACAGGCGATTTCTTCCCACCGATGTTTCGCAAGATGATCGAAGTGGGCGAAGTCAGCGGCCGCCTCGGCGAACTCTATAAACGGCTTGGCCAGCACTACGAACGCGTTCTGACAGCTCGCCGGGCGTTTTGGCAACGCCTCGTCTGGCCATTCTTTCAATTGGGAATTGCCCTGCTGACGATCGGAATCTTAATTTATGTCATGGGCATTTTACCGGGCAATTCCACCTCGGGAGGTTCCCGCATCGACATCCTCGGATTTGGGCTGATTGGCACGCCGGGCTTGATCAAATACTTGATCATTTTGCTTTTCATCGCCATTGTGATTTTGCTGATAGTTCAATCCGTCCTCCGCGGGGCGAGCTGGGCACGAAAGCTGCAGAGACTCGCACTGCAAGTTCCTGTACTCGGGGATGCCTTCAAGACGCTTGCTCTGGCAAAGTTCACCTGGGCTTTGCAGTTAGTGCTAGATACGCCGATGGACCTTCGCAAAGCTTTGCCGCTGGCACTCCGTGCCACGGGCAATGACTACTATAGCGAACATAGCCAGGAAATCGTGCACCGCATTGAGCAGGGGCAAAGCATTACACATTCTCTTGCATCCACCGGCGTATTCCCCAGCGAACTGCTCGACAATATTGCCGTCGGAGAAGAAAGTGGCCGCTTAGTAGAAACCATGCAACGGCAAGCCGCCGAATATGAGGAACGCTCCGGTTCGGCAATAGCCCTCTTAGCCCAATTCGCCGGCTACGTCATTTGGGCACTCGTGGCTGTGTTCATCATAGTGATGATTTTTCGGTTATTTTCGTTTTATGTGGGTGTGATCAACGATGCGTCGCAGCCTATATAG
- a CDS encoding isochorismatase family protein, which yields MNPNDTGLLVVDVQDRLVAVQPDEQRIVWNIRRLLDGAKILGVRAAATEQYPEKLGPTSAILAERLDTPVVSKLAFSCADCEAIFDTWRAAGIHRVLVVGIETHVCVQQTVLDLLAAGMQVIVAADAVGARHAIDHDIALRRMETSGALLTTTEAALFEWCGVAGTPEFKQISALVKEVMSEGNSNA from the coding sequence ATGAATCCCAATGACACAGGGCTCCTGGTGGTCGACGTCCAAGATCGTCTGGTCGCCGTGCAACCTGATGAACAGCGCATTGTATGGAACATCCGCCGCTTGCTAGATGGCGCCAAAATCCTGGGCGTGCGCGCCGCGGCAACCGAACAATACCCCGAAAAGCTGGGTCCCACCTCAGCAATTCTCGCCGAGCGACTCGATACTCCCGTGGTCAGCAAACTCGCATTCAGTTGTGCAGATTGCGAAGCGATTTTCGATACATGGCGTGCCGCTGGCATCCATCGTGTGCTTGTCGTAGGAATTGAAACACACGTTTGCGTGCAGCAAACGGTTCTCGATCTGCTTGCCGCCGGGATGCAAGTGATCGTGGCCGCTGACGCAGTTGGAGCACGGCATGCGATTGATCACGACATCGCCTTGCGCCGAATGGAAACTTCCGGTGCACTGCTAACAACGACCGAAGCGGCGCTGTTTGAATGGTGCGGCGTGGCAGGGACGCCGGAGTTCAAGCAGATTAGTGCGCTGGTAAAGGAAGTGATGAGCGAAGGAAACTCCAACGCGTAG
- a CDS encoding nucleoside deaminase, with protein MDPFLQAAIEEARAGLAEGGIPIGSVLVLGDKIIGRGHNRRVQKGSAILHAEMDCLENAGRLTANDYRQSTLYSTLSPCDMCSGTALLYGIPRIVIGENRTFQGPEEYVRSRGVELTLVDDPTCVELMKQFIAAHPELWNEDIGK; from the coding sequence ATGGACCCTTTTCTCCAGGCAGCCATTGAAGAAGCCCGTGCAGGACTGGCTGAGGGTGGCATCCCTATCGGCTCAGTATTGGTACTTGGAGACAAGATAATTGGCCGAGGGCACAACCGTCGCGTACAAAAGGGAAGCGCGATTCTTCACGCTGAGATGGATTGCTTGGAGAACGCTGGGCGGCTCACAGCTAATGACTATCGACAGAGTACGCTCTATTCTACACTGTCTCCCTGTGATATGTGCAGTGGCACGGCCCTGTTGTATGGCATTCCCCGAATCGTAATCGGCGAAAACCGCACATTTCAAGGGCCTGAAGAATACGTCCGCTCTCGGGGCGTGGAATTGACTCTCGTTGATGACCCAACGTGCGTAGAATTGATGAAGCAGTTCATCGCCGCCCACCCGGAACTCTGGAACGAAGACATTGGGAAGTAG
- a CDS encoding ornithine cyclodeaminase: MEERTTSGNPAEHGPVEDVEVRGHIIDSLILPKVLDCITTGGGSFRIKNISIGQERIDPSFALVEVRAETEEQLQEILAQIADHGAVPTAGSDCCVVDADIAGAFPEGFYSTTNQETEIRLDGKWYAVTEQEMDCGITVNLQTSAARCIAMSDVEVGMPIVVGHAGVRVFPLERANQDHAFAFMNSAVSTEKPKGVVIRQIAQMLFENRQGRGKSLLVGGPAIVHTGSGNLICELIRGGYIHKLFAGNALATHDIEQSLFGTSLGVNLHEGSLADAGHEHHLRAINRIRRIGSIHAAVGQGVIRSGIMYECVKNDVDFILSGSIRDDGPLPDVITDAIENQRLMRESIRDVNFCLMIATTLHSIAVGNLLPASVKVVCVDINPSTVIKLNDRGSFQTVGLVTDVEPFLRALVEEVKRLE; the protein is encoded by the coding sequence ATGGAAGAGCGAACTACCTCTGGCAACCCTGCCGAGCACGGTCCCGTCGAAGACGTCGAAGTTCGTGGCCATATCATTGATAGTCTTATTTTGCCCAAAGTGTTGGATTGCATTACGACAGGCGGTGGCTCGTTTCGGATCAAGAACATCAGTATTGGCCAAGAACGAATCGATCCGAGTTTTGCTCTGGTCGAAGTTCGAGCAGAGACTGAAGAACAACTGCAAGAAATCCTTGCCCAGATTGCAGATCATGGAGCAGTCCCCACTGCCGGAAGTGATTGCTGCGTAGTCGATGCGGATATCGCCGGGGCTTTTCCCGAAGGATTTTACAGCACTACGAATCAAGAGACCGAAATTCGCCTCGACGGCAAATGGTACGCCGTGACCGAACAGGAAATGGACTGCGGCATTACCGTTAATCTGCAAACCTCTGCTGCGAGATGCATTGCCATGTCTGATGTGGAAGTCGGTATGCCGATTGTCGTGGGGCATGCAGGGGTACGAGTCTTTCCGCTCGAGCGGGCCAATCAAGATCACGCCTTTGCCTTCATGAACAGTGCCGTCTCGACCGAGAAACCCAAAGGGGTAGTCATCCGGCAGATTGCTCAGATGCTTTTCGAGAATCGCCAGGGGAGGGGGAAGTCGCTGCTGGTAGGAGGCCCGGCCATTGTCCACACCGGGAGCGGCAACCTGATTTGCGAACTCATTCGAGGGGGATACATCCACAAACTATTTGCAGGAAACGCTCTGGCTACCCACGATATCGAGCAGTCCTTGTTCGGCACGAGCCTGGGGGTCAACTTGCACGAGGGGAGCCTCGCTGACGCGGGGCATGAGCACCATCTAAGGGCAATCAATCGAATTCGACGCATAGGCTCCATCCATGCGGCCGTCGGGCAAGGAGTGATACGATCCGGCATCATGTACGAATGCGTGAAGAACGATGTCGATTTCATCCTCTCTGGAAGCATCCGTGACGACGGCCCGCTGCCCGATGTGATCACCGACGCCATCGAAAACCAGCGTCTCATGCGAGAAAGCATTCGCGATGTGAATTTCTGCCTGATGATCGCCACCACGCTGCACTCTATTGCAGTTGGCAACCTGCTGCCGGCAAGTGTGAAAGTAGTCTGCGTCGATATCAACCCCTCTACGGTGATTAAACTCAACGACCGGGGCAGCTTTCAGACTGTGGGCTTGGTGACCGACGTCGAACCCTTCCTGCGAGCCCTGGTCGAAGAAGTCAAACGTCTCGAATGA
- the hslV gene encoding ATP-dependent protease subunit HslV, protein MKTRSTTILTVRHNGQVAIGGDGQVTMGQTVVKGDAVKLRRLMNDKVLVGFAGAAADAFALMERLEAKLKDHPANLPRACTELAKDWRMDRALRRLEALVAVVNAEHSLLVSGTGDVIQPSDGIIGIGSGGNYALAAARALVKQTSLSAAEIVKQSLEIAGDICVYTNQNIVIEEIK, encoded by the coding sequence ATGAAGACCCGCTCTACCACGATTCTCACAGTTCGACACAACGGCCAAGTGGCTATTGGGGGCGATGGACAGGTCACTATGGGTCAGACCGTGGTGAAAGGCGACGCAGTCAAGCTTCGCCGTCTAATGAATGACAAAGTACTCGTGGGATTTGCAGGGGCGGCAGCTGATGCCTTTGCCTTGATGGAGCGTTTGGAAGCCAAACTCAAGGATCATCCGGCGAATTTGCCACGGGCCTGTACTGAACTCGCTAAAGACTGGCGCATGGACCGAGCCCTCAGGCGGCTCGAAGCACTCGTGGCCGTGGTAAACGCCGAACATTCGCTGTTGGTTTCCGGTACGGGAGACGTTATTCAACCTAGCGACGGTATCATCGGCATTGGCTCGGGTGGGAACTATGCCCTTGCCGCCGCGCGTGCGCTCGTGAAGCAGACTTCCCTTTCCGCGGCCGAGATCGTCAAGCAGAGCCTCGAAATTGCCGGAGATATCTGCGTGTATACCAATCAAAACATCGTTATCGAAGAGATCAAGTGA